The nucleotide window CCTAATGTCATCTAAGAATCCTCTTGTCTGTGACGGCatagatagagaagagagagttgagagagaggtgagacagctTACCCACTCAGCACTGTCACCATGTACAGGCCCATCTTCCTGAAGATCTCCCAGTCTTCCACTTCAATGATCTTGGCAGCGATTAGGAAGAGGATTCCCACTGGCATATAGCTACACGAACAATGTTGACAATAATGTCTTATCAAAACAGTGCAGCTATTTCAGTTTCGAATGCGACAGCAGCACCGTTTTATAAAAATTCTCACGAGACAGGAGGAGTTTCTCGTGAATATTTACAGTCAAATTTACAGTCAAACCTTTGCAGATCCGCCCATGAACTACGAACGCCTGGACGCGCACGCGGTACGTACCACATGATGATCTGGACAAGTTTCATGGTGGCTTCGTTCAGAGCATCGAAGAACTCCAGAAGGATGCGACCCCGGTCGCCCATCTTTCCGATGACGAGTCCGAAAGCAACGCAGAACACGATGAGTCCCAGGACGTTGACGCCGTCTGAATACATCCCGACAATCTTGTATTCCTTGGTTATGTTCTGTAGGACAGAGACAAGGGATCCATCACAGCTAGGCACATCTTTGGCTGGAGCTGGCCTGACAACCACACCAGGAATAGACCCAAGGATACACAGAAACCAACAAACACGCAGAAGGAAGCTGGATTTGATATTCAATTCAAATCCATTCAAGTCCATGAAATCAAATCCACTTCAGCCAAACACGCAAAACCACATGTGTGATACAGCAGTACTCTACCTGTATTGCTTCTACAGTAGTCGTGATGGTggttgagagaggagggaatgtAGCGTTGACCATCACTTTAGGTGGCTCCAGCTCTTTGCGTTTTGTCTTGTACTGGAATTAATACAGAATGCAATCATGTTTCCTCATCACAAGATTATCAGCTTAGATGTCAGAACAAGAATAACTGATGAGCCCTACCTGTTGAAAGCAAGCCTGCACCAAATTTTCAGGGAACATGTTTCTGTTGAAGGAATAAGACAAATGCCAAGATGGACAAACATGTATCGTAGAAATTGTAGAATATTTTTTAGAAATTGTGTATACATGATTAATCCTCAATAGACCTTAAGAAATATTCTCAGAAACAAAATAATCTCGAAAGGCAGACAATATCAAATCTTTCACTTGTCTTAACTGAACACACAACAGTACCAAGTATAATGAAACATGTCACCTTATTAGGTCCAGGAGTGTGTCAACCGTGGTGACATTTGGTGTGGTCCCCGCCCTGTCGATGTGATCCGCCGTCTGGGACACACCAGGCTTTATGGTCATCACCAAAACAATGCCTGGAAAAGATAGGGGCTGTTGTTCATGCTGCTGGGATTTATGGGCCAGCAGAACAGAGGAGCTGTGAGACGGGGAACTCACCCAGAATTACTGCAATTATGGTTGTAGAGAAGTAATACACAACTGCACGTAATCCTATCCTCCCTGAAACCTCAGAATCCAAGGCCGCAACCCCTGTGGGCAAAACCACTGACATTCAGAGCTGATGCaagacacagatacacatacagaACAGTGCATATCCCACATCACGGGACATTAGGATGATATGGAGATGTGCAGAATGTGCACACCTCCTACAAAGATGTTTGAAGTGACCTGTTATCATGCTGGAGATGATGAGGGGAAGGATGACGAGCTTAAGCATCCGCATGAGGATCTCTCCTGGGAAACCGAAGTACTGCttgtggaggtgggagagagatccATACTCCCTCACCACAACACCCAGACCTATACCTGAGAGAACgagacaggtggaggtgaaTAAAAGCTTCTGTTCATTCTAATGAGAAAGGTTAGGTTTGTCATACATAAACTGAAATGATATGTTAGATGTGCCATGGTGTAGTAGGGATATCGGTTTTTCTCAGTGGCCAAGTAAAAAACAAGTCATAATCCAGAAGCAGGTTTAAACCACCTTGAAGACTTTTCTTGCTTCATAGCTCTGTAGCCGTTTGTTACAtgttgtaaaatatatttgatatTTGAATTCAAATAAAATTCAAATATCAATTGGCCTTTTCAGGACACTAAAACGGTTGTCATAAAGAAGGCAGTTTCCTTTGATGAAAGCAAGTAGCAATGCTATTTCAGACTGTAGAGCCTATAATCCTGTTAGAATCTGAGAATACATCCATCATCGTTTACTAGGCTCATTGGCCACTGCTGTTCATTTTCCATTCATAAATGCCACATAGAGGCATCTCTGTCGGCATTTTGCTGATACACCCCCAACCTCCTAATGTGTTATCATCCCCAACAGCACACCTTTTACAACCTTGTGAAAGGTTGAGCAAGGAGATGACTCAGCAAACTCTAATTGAACAGGTTTCATCACTGCTTGATATAGTGGTTCTATTCCACTGATTTATTGATGTTGGGATCAGAAATTCTTCTGACCATAAGTTAAGAACTTGCTTCACAGGGCAAAATGTGTGTTGGTGCTCCGGATAATGTCCACAAACTGGATATTCAGCCCAAAGCTGTAGTTACATTTGTACATCCATACTGATATGGTAATTTGTGAGCAGATAATGGACATTCCAAATCTTGTCATCAAGATACACATTACAATTAATTGTTGATACTGAACCAACGGTTGGTATCTGTTTTAAAATGGTAAGCAGATATTTGATACAAAATCAGTTTGTGTGAAACAACagtgaaaccactgtcaattAAACTTGAGCTGGAAAGCATGAAGTTGGTGGCACTGTTTCTCATTATTATCTATATTTTGGGGGGCATTTTTGACATGCGGCAAAGGGCCAAGACTAGATTCGAACCTAGGCCACTGCAGTAAGTACCTCATTTCTAATTCTTTTGATTTATTTCAGAATATTACATAGGTGGAATCAGTGTTCTAAGCTGCACTATGTAGGCATTGTCATGTAAATACAAAACGGGCACAAAAGACCTACCCTCCAAGATAATTACTGAATAGCATGGTCAACAACAAAGGCAAGATTATTTTAATAGTGAATTCATGACTCTTAAGGCATTGCATAGCATCCAGTTTCTGGACTCCTGGCTAGCAACAGCACACCCATTTTTCTACAGTGCAAGGCATCTAATCAAACAGAAGATCCTTGAGGAAATGCTAATCTCAGCCAATTGTATGCTGTGGATTTCCGTCATGGCAATGGACACGAATACACATCTGTGTCTGGCTGTGGCATGGTCTAACATGTCTCTGGGCAGGATGTCACACATGCAGCCCACTCCAATGTGTCACTCCAGTCACGTCTGACTGGTGAGAAAGGCTTTTACAGCAGCACCAGCGTTGCTCCTGGGGGGGAGCGGGGACTAGCCTAGAAGGCAGCAGCTCATCCATCACAGGGAGCCTCTAGCTCGCTCTTTACACAGACACTGGCAGGTGTACATAATAACGCACAATGACATTTGCAATTCCCACAAAACGGTTAATGTACCAAGAATGGATGTATAGCAAATTGGCGATTGCCCCCAACAAGCCTGTAGCTCTAGTCTGCTTTGCACAGGAGCAACAGAGGGCTAGTTGATGACTGCAAGGCTGTACTGCAGCAGACAGGAGGAATTCAATGTGGCAAAACGAGCGAAATAAAGACGAAAGGATTATAAAAAATACACCTCTGAGCAAATAATTTACTAAATGTAGCCAGTGTGGGATGAGAACCAAGGACAGAGAGCTCAATATGATCAAGCAGAGCGGAGGCAGACAATAGGTGGGGGGCTTTACTTACCTAGCACCACCGACACAACCGTGGCAATTAAGAGCCAGTTCCTCTTCAGCAAGCCTTTGAAATTCACGCCCCGACGCTCCTTCCTCCCCATCATGTCCATGGTTTGACGGATTCTAAACCCAGAATAAAGGAGCACACGataggggggctggggagacacAAAAGAGCTCCGCTCCGTCTCCAGCTGAGGAGGCTGTGGATGCTACGCAGCCAGACCAGAGGCTGTCAGATGTCTCGGACGGGAGGGAGCTCTGCCTTGTGTGActatgagctgtgtgtgtgtgtgggggggaggttgtGTGAGACAGGGGGGCTATTATAGCACCGCCTTTTGACAGGATCACCTCGAAGCCTACCAAGGGTATCTGTCTGATTTCATTTCTCCTAGGGCATTTACATTTATAGTGAAGAAATTCTACATTTTAATTGTAGTCAGCATAAGAATGTCTAACATTGTAGTCAGCATAAGAATGTCTAACATCACTGACATGAATTTACCTcaaaaacacaaatgttatCATTTATACAAGTAAAAAATGTTTAGTTCAAATCAACTAGAATTTCTTTTAGACTTCTGATATTGAATTATTAATTATAACTTAATTTTCATCAATTATAGTTTAACTGCGTACGCTCACTCCAGCTGAGAAATATTTCTAACAGTCACTACTGCACTCTACACAGTATTGAATTAATACCCTCTTTACAGACTTACATGAAATGCCCCTATGTGGATATACTAACATTTACAATAAGCGATTTCATTAGGTTTAGATTCATACACTAGCTTTTAAATATTAAATTatatcttttattttttatgccaTAAACTGGAAATGTTAAGATCCTCTTAAAGACCTATACAAATTAATGTTTACAACTGTGTTTGTGGGGGATTAAACAGCCTTGGATTCCCTTGTTTAACTGGGGTAACATTCATCGTGAGATGCTGTCCCTTTTCGTGGAACCCTATTTGAACCTTGTTGACAGTGGGATCTTTGGAATGCATGCCTTGTTCCCCTAGCGGTCTTTGTGTGGACTGAGGTGGAGCCAGAGCGATGGCTGGCATGTGGCCCTAGGCTGGAGATCTgcccagcagctgcatctctagTGACGGTTCTCTGCTCCTAGCTCCCTCATATAGATGACTGTGGGCAAAAAGGTGGTGAGGCCGGTCGCATACTTCATAGATTTTCTAACAGCAAGAACAACATGCATTTTCTATTAGAGTATTGAATGGAGGTTTTGATAGGGGGCGTCTCAAAACATACTCATGCCCCATTAATCCGCGTGAGCTGGCCTGTGAACATCGGCTGGCAgtgcacacacttaaacacaaacGCTTAAAAAGACAAAACTACGTATATCCGTAAACAAAAGCTTTAATATGTAGGCTACCTTCTAAATCAACACATAGGGCCTACATGAATGGCGAGGGCATCAGGAGCTCTTGTATTCTCCCACATGTGCTAGGATCCATCCGGCCGGTCCGAGGATAGTGAGAGACATGACACCCAACACAAACACCGATTCCTGCAaaaacaatgaatgaatgaatgaatgatctACCTGAAGTCATATGTGGAACCTCTGTGACGGAAACAAGTGTGTAGTACATGTTACACCACTGGAGAGGAGCCTTCGGGAAGTTCTGACACAAAGCAGGCTTGCTAGCCCGCGAGTAGGCCAGCTCTACCTGTGAGCGGAAAAGTAATGCTAACAAAGTACTTACAACAACGCCGATATGATCTTTTGGCGGTTTAAAGCTCAGTCCTGCTCGTTGGCCCATTGCCAGGGTCCTCAGTGAAATGGTCGGTTGAACTTTTTGAAGCACCCGTAGAAGACTAGACATAGTGAacgaatgaataaatgaatgaatgcggTAAACTTCTGTGGGGTGCCAGGAGTTCAAAAAGTCAAGCAGGTCAGGCAGAACCTTCTCAGACAGCCCACTTGTACGCGCGAAGGTTTATAGGTTTCACTGCTACCTACGTCATCATCTAATCAGTCACTGCATTGGATGATCATgaagaaagaaaatgaaacaTTCGAGTATCAAGTCATGACATTTTAACTTGTTTTATTGAGAAGGGAAATCAATGCTAGCCTTTTATCAGTGGTTTCTGGTCATTGCAGTTCTGCCTACACAGTATAGGTAAGATTTCAGACAGTGAAATACAGTGGTTGAACCATAGAATTGTACACAGCAACTTGGATAAGTAGAGGTGGTAGGTAAGTTACACTTGAATTACTACACACAATTTCATAAGGCATAGTCACTCTTGAAGAGGTATTAGGCAGAAGGTGGAAGGATACCTTTTTAGAACTAACAGCATTCACCGAATGACCACTTCAGGGACAGAAGATACAGTGTTTGTGATTTGTTATACATATGGGATCATGCTAACACAACTAAGATGCCATCAATTTTTTTCTAACTGATAAGCATTAcattacacacagatacattcaACATAGAAAGTCAGCAAAACAGACTTCTAACTGAAATACAGATTTAAAGTAGAGAACTTTCAACCGAATATATTATTTGGTGCAGACCATGGTTTTCTTGGCAGACCAACACTGTATGTCCACAGTGTTGAGCATGTGCATAATTGCAATACTTAATTGATAAGCCACTTTGACATTTCTCTTCATTACATTTCCATTGGAAAGCATGGTTTTGGTTCCATGTGGTATTAATGAGGTTTTCCTCAAGCCATTTGCTGAAT belongs to Osmerus mordax isolate fOsmMor3 chromosome 23, fOsmMor3.pri, whole genome shotgun sequence and includes:
- the slc1a1 gene encoding excitatory amino acid transporter 3, encoding MDMMGRKERRGVNFKGLLKRNWLLIATVVSVVLGIGLGVVVREYGSLSHLHKQYFGFPGEILMRMLKLVILPLIISSMITGVAALDSEVSGRIGLRAVVYYFSTTIIAVILGIVLVMTIKPGVSQTADHIDRAGTTPNVTTVDTLLDLIRNMFPENLVQACFQQYKTKRKELEPPKVMVNATFPPLSTTITTTVENITKEYKIVGMYSDGVNVLGLIVFCVAFGLVIGKMGDRGRILLEFFDALNEATMKLVQIIMCYMPVGILFLIAAKIIEVEDWEIFRKMGLYMVTVLSGLAIHSIICLPLIFVAIVRKNPFTFTLGMAQALVTALMISSSSATLPVTFRCAEENNRVDKRITRFVLPVGATINMDGTALYEAVAAIFIAQLNDYALDVGQIVTISITATVASIGAAGVPNAGLVTMVIVLTAVGLPASDVTLIVAVDWLLDRFRTMVNVLGDAYGAGIVQKLSKRELERMDLTSDVDVANPFALETTLDDEECEKKSYVNGGFTVDKTDAISFTETSQF